One genomic region from Camelus dromedarius isolate mCamDro1 chromosome 17, mCamDro1.pat, whole genome shotgun sequence encodes:
- the DALRD3 gene encoding DALR anticodon-binding domain-containing protein 3 isoform X3, which yields MAMGRLGVEETLEALNAALGPGGPVWFKETRARHLRVRDFFAPRRALRARFGDGQVPERVVHAIACLQGPGVAPVLRCVPTPTGLALQLQRSAVFERVLGAVAAYAAPSAIAAPGRRVVLHCPALRGGPGALRLSQLRAVLVADHLARALRAHGVSVRQVPAVRDPHMSTFLQQLRVDWPVASERTANEALRSRAHAKLTSAGDSGALFPGALGSVRLKELVDECGHTASYDPNLDSCLVTEDLLSVLAELQEAVQHQLEEGSPGMAAAPDTGAEGYLVVHVVSCEEEFQQQKLDLLWRKLDDQAPLRQKHLVCGPVKVAGVPGTLTAPEYYELRHAQVCKASALKHGRDLAQDPAWTEIFMVLSVAAIKFEMLSTAPQSQGYECSMEQGLYPTFPPVSSLDFSQLHDEGEWLLLFNSVLPFPDLLSHTAALACTAPGLHITARTEMVCKFLVQLSMDFSSYYNRVHILGEPRPHLFGQMFARLQLLRAVREVLHTGLAMLGLPPLSHI from the exons ATGGCGATGGGGCGCCTTGGGGTAGAGGAGACGCTGGAAGCCCTCAACGCGGCACTGGGTCCGGGCGGTCCCGTGTGGTTCAAGGAGACGCGCGCCCGTCACTTGCGTGTCCGAGACTTCTTTGCGCCGCGGCGCGCGCTACGAGCACGCTTCGGTGACGGACAG GTCCCCGAGCGCGTGGTTCACGCCATCGCCTGCTTGCAGGGTCCCGGTGTGGCCCCGGTGCTGCGCTGCGTGCCGACTCCCACGGGGTTGGCTCTCCAGCTGCAGCGGTCCGCCGTCTTCGAGCGCGTCCTCGGCGCCGTAGCCGCCTATGCCGCCCCTTCCGCGATCGCTGCACCAGGCCGGCGCGTCGTCCTGCACTGCCCAGCGCTACGTGGCGGCCCTGGCGCCCTCCGCCTTAGCCAGCTGCGTGCCGTGCTTGTTGCCGATCACCTGGCGCGAGCTCTGCGTGCTCATGG GGTGAGTGTGCGCCAAGTGCCCGCTGTGCGGGATCCGCACATGTCGACCTTCCTGCAGCAGTTGCGGGTGGACTGGCCTGTGGCCTCGGAGAGAACCGCGAATGAAGCCCTGAGGAGCCGCGCGCATGCGAAGCTCACCTCCGCTGGTGACTCGGGAGCTCTGTTCCCTGGAGCCCTGGGCAGTGTGCGCCTGAAGGAGCTGGTAGATGAATGCGGACACACAGCTAGCTATGACCCCAACCTGGACAGCTGTCTGG TGACAGAGGATCTGCTGTCTGTGCTGGCTGAGCTGCAAGAGGCTGTGCAGCATCAGCTTGAGGAGGGCTCCCCAGGCATG GCTGCGGCCCCAGACACTGGTGCAGAGGGTTACCTGGTTGTCCACGTGGTGAGCTGTGAGGAGGAGTTCCAGCAACAAAAGTTGGACCTGCTTTGGCGGAAGTTGGATGACCAGGCTCCTCTCAGACAG AAGCACCTGGTCTGTGGCCCAGTGAAAGTAGCTGGTGTACCCGGCACCCTGACAGCCCCTGAGTACTACGA gctGCGGCACGCCCAGGTATGCAAGGCCTCAGCACTGAAGCATGGCAGGGACCTGGCACAAG ACCCAGCCTGGACAGAAATCTTCATGGTTCTCTCTGTGGCAGCCATTAAGTTTGAGATGCTTAGCACAGCTCCACAGAGTCAG GGTTACGAGTGCAGCATGGAACAAGGTCTATACCCAACTTTCCCACCTGTGAGCAGTCTGGATTTCTCCCAGCTACATGATGAG GGTGAGTGGTTGCTGCTCTTCAACAGCGTCCTCCCCTTCCCAGACCTGCTGAGCCACACAGCAGCCCTGGCCTGCACAGCCCCGGGGCTCCACATCACAGCACGCACAGAGATG GTTTGCAAGTTCCTGGTACAGCTCAGCATGGATTTCAGCTCATACTACAACCGTGTACACATCCTAGGG GAGCCTCGACCACACCTGTTTGGTCAAATGTTTGCCCGTCTGCAGCTTCTGCGGGCTGTACGTGAAGTGCTCCACACTGGGCTGGCCATGCTGGGTCTCCCTCCACTGAGCCACATCTAA
- the DALRD3 gene encoding DALR anticodon-binding domain-containing protein 3 isoform X1 yields MAMGRLGVEETLEALNAALGPGGPVWFKETRARHLRVRDFFAPRRALRARFGDGQVPERVVHAIACLQGPGVAPVLRCVPTPTGLALQLQRSAVFERVLGAVAAYAAPSAIAAPGRRVVLHCPALRGGPGALRLSQLRAVLVADHLARALRAHGVSVRQVPAVRDPHMSTFLQQLRVDWPVASERTANEALRSRAHAKLTSAGDSGALFPGALGSVRLKELVDECGHTASYDPNLDSCLVTEDLLSVLAELQEAVQHQLEEGSPGMAAAPDTGAEGYLVVHVVSCEEEFQQQKLDLLWRKLDDQAPLRQKHLVCGPVKVAGVPGTLTAPEYYELRHAQVCKASALKHGRDLAQDPAWTEIFMVLSVAAIKFEMLSTAPQSQLLLALTDNISTKGTKSGTFVMYNCARLATLFEGYECSMEQGLYPTFPPVSSLDFSQLHDEGEWLLLFNSVLPFPDLLSHTAALACTAPGLHITARTEMVCKFLVQLSMDFSSYYNRVHILGEPRPHLFGQMFARLQLLRAVREVLHTGLAMLGLPPLSHI; encoded by the exons ATGGCGATGGGGCGCCTTGGGGTAGAGGAGACGCTGGAAGCCCTCAACGCGGCACTGGGTCCGGGCGGTCCCGTGTGGTTCAAGGAGACGCGCGCCCGTCACTTGCGTGTCCGAGACTTCTTTGCGCCGCGGCGCGCGCTACGAGCACGCTTCGGTGACGGACAG GTCCCCGAGCGCGTGGTTCACGCCATCGCCTGCTTGCAGGGTCCCGGTGTGGCCCCGGTGCTGCGCTGCGTGCCGACTCCCACGGGGTTGGCTCTCCAGCTGCAGCGGTCCGCCGTCTTCGAGCGCGTCCTCGGCGCCGTAGCCGCCTATGCCGCCCCTTCCGCGATCGCTGCACCAGGCCGGCGCGTCGTCCTGCACTGCCCAGCGCTACGTGGCGGCCCTGGCGCCCTCCGCCTTAGCCAGCTGCGTGCCGTGCTTGTTGCCGATCACCTGGCGCGAGCTCTGCGTGCTCATGG GGTGAGTGTGCGCCAAGTGCCCGCTGTGCGGGATCCGCACATGTCGACCTTCCTGCAGCAGTTGCGGGTGGACTGGCCTGTGGCCTCGGAGAGAACCGCGAATGAAGCCCTGAGGAGCCGCGCGCATGCGAAGCTCACCTCCGCTGGTGACTCGGGAGCTCTGTTCCCTGGAGCCCTGGGCAGTGTGCGCCTGAAGGAGCTGGTAGATGAATGCGGACACACAGCTAGCTATGACCCCAACCTGGACAGCTGTCTGG TGACAGAGGATCTGCTGTCTGTGCTGGCTGAGCTGCAAGAGGCTGTGCAGCATCAGCTTGAGGAGGGCTCCCCAGGCATG GCTGCGGCCCCAGACACTGGTGCAGAGGGTTACCTGGTTGTCCACGTGGTGAGCTGTGAGGAGGAGTTCCAGCAACAAAAGTTGGACCTGCTTTGGCGGAAGTTGGATGACCAGGCTCCTCTCAGACAG AAGCACCTGGTCTGTGGCCCAGTGAAAGTAGCTGGTGTACCCGGCACCCTGACAGCCCCTGAGTACTACGA gctGCGGCACGCCCAGGTATGCAAGGCCTCAGCACTGAAGCATGGCAGGGACCTGGCACAAG ACCCAGCCTGGACAGAAATCTTCATGGTTCTCTCTGTGGCAGCCATTAAGTTTGAGATGCTTAGCACAGCTCCACAGAGTCAG CTTCTCCTGGCCCTGACTGACAACATTTCCACGAAGGGTACCAAAAGTGGCACCTTTGTCATGTATAATTGTGCACGTCTCGCTACACTCTTTGAGGGTTACGAGTGCAGCATGGAACAAGGTCTATACCCAACTTTCCCACCTGTGAGCAGTCTGGATTTCTCCCAGCTACATGATGAG GGTGAGTGGTTGCTGCTCTTCAACAGCGTCCTCCCCTTCCCAGACCTGCTGAGCCACACAGCAGCCCTGGCCTGCACAGCCCCGGGGCTCCACATCACAGCACGCACAGAGATG GTTTGCAAGTTCCTGGTACAGCTCAGCATGGATTTCAGCTCATACTACAACCGTGTACACATCCTAGGG GAGCCTCGACCACACCTGTTTGGTCAAATGTTTGCCCGTCTGCAGCTTCTGCGGGCTGTACGTGAAGTGCTCCACACTGGGCTGGCCATGCTGGGTCTCCCTCCACTGAGCCACATCTAA
- the DALRD3 gene encoding DALR anticodon-binding domain-containing protein 3 isoform X2: MAMGRLGVEETLEALNAALGPGGPVWFKETRARHLRVRDFFAPRRALRARFGDGQVPERVVHAIACLQGPGVAPVLRCVPTPTGLALQLQRSAVFERVLGAVAAYAAPSAIAAPGRRVVLHCPALRGGPGALRLSQLRAVLVADHLARALRAHGVSVRQVPAVRDPHMSTFLQQLRVDWPVASERTANEALRSRAHAKLTSAGDSGALFPGALGSVRLKELVDECGHTASYDPNLDSCLVTEDLLSVLAELQEAVQHQLEEGSPGMAAAPDTGAEGYLVVHVVSCEEEFQQQKLDLLWRKLDDQAPLRQKHLVCGPVKVAGVPGTLTAPEYYELRHAQVCKASALKHGRDLAQDPAWTEIFMVLSVAAIKFEMLSTAPQSQGTKSGTFVMYNCARLATLFEGYECSMEQGLYPTFPPVSSLDFSQLHDEGEWLLLFNSVLPFPDLLSHTAALACTAPGLHITARTEMVCKFLVQLSMDFSSYYNRVHILGEPRPHLFGQMFARLQLLRAVREVLHTGLAMLGLPPLSHI, translated from the exons ATGGCGATGGGGCGCCTTGGGGTAGAGGAGACGCTGGAAGCCCTCAACGCGGCACTGGGTCCGGGCGGTCCCGTGTGGTTCAAGGAGACGCGCGCCCGTCACTTGCGTGTCCGAGACTTCTTTGCGCCGCGGCGCGCGCTACGAGCACGCTTCGGTGACGGACAG GTCCCCGAGCGCGTGGTTCACGCCATCGCCTGCTTGCAGGGTCCCGGTGTGGCCCCGGTGCTGCGCTGCGTGCCGACTCCCACGGGGTTGGCTCTCCAGCTGCAGCGGTCCGCCGTCTTCGAGCGCGTCCTCGGCGCCGTAGCCGCCTATGCCGCCCCTTCCGCGATCGCTGCACCAGGCCGGCGCGTCGTCCTGCACTGCCCAGCGCTACGTGGCGGCCCTGGCGCCCTCCGCCTTAGCCAGCTGCGTGCCGTGCTTGTTGCCGATCACCTGGCGCGAGCTCTGCGTGCTCATGG GGTGAGTGTGCGCCAAGTGCCCGCTGTGCGGGATCCGCACATGTCGACCTTCCTGCAGCAGTTGCGGGTGGACTGGCCTGTGGCCTCGGAGAGAACCGCGAATGAAGCCCTGAGGAGCCGCGCGCATGCGAAGCTCACCTCCGCTGGTGACTCGGGAGCTCTGTTCCCTGGAGCCCTGGGCAGTGTGCGCCTGAAGGAGCTGGTAGATGAATGCGGACACACAGCTAGCTATGACCCCAACCTGGACAGCTGTCTGG TGACAGAGGATCTGCTGTCTGTGCTGGCTGAGCTGCAAGAGGCTGTGCAGCATCAGCTTGAGGAGGGCTCCCCAGGCATG GCTGCGGCCCCAGACACTGGTGCAGAGGGTTACCTGGTTGTCCACGTGGTGAGCTGTGAGGAGGAGTTCCAGCAACAAAAGTTGGACCTGCTTTGGCGGAAGTTGGATGACCAGGCTCCTCTCAGACAG AAGCACCTGGTCTGTGGCCCAGTGAAAGTAGCTGGTGTACCCGGCACCCTGACAGCCCCTGAGTACTACGA gctGCGGCACGCCCAGGTATGCAAGGCCTCAGCACTGAAGCATGGCAGGGACCTGGCACAAG ACCCAGCCTGGACAGAAATCTTCATGGTTCTCTCTGTGGCAGCCATTAAGTTTGAGATGCTTAGCACAGCTCCACAGAGTCAG GGTACCAAAAGTGGCACCTTTGTCATGTATAATTGTGCACGTCTCGCTACACTCTTTGAGGGTTACGAGTGCAGCATGGAACAAGGTCTATACCCAACTTTCCCACCTGTGAGCAGTCTGGATTTCTCCCAGCTACATGATGAG GGTGAGTGGTTGCTGCTCTTCAACAGCGTCCTCCCCTTCCCAGACCTGCTGAGCCACACAGCAGCCCTGGCCTGCACAGCCCCGGGGCTCCACATCACAGCACGCACAGAGATG GTTTGCAAGTTCCTGGTACAGCTCAGCATGGATTTCAGCTCATACTACAACCGTGTACACATCCTAGGG GAGCCTCGACCACACCTGTTTGGTCAAATGTTTGCCCGTCTGCAGCTTCTGCGGGCTGTACGTGAAGTGCTCCACACTGGGCTGGCCATGCTGGGTCTCCCTCCACTGAGCCACATCTAA